Below is a genomic region from Odocoileus virginianus isolate 20LAN1187 ecotype Illinois unplaced genomic scaffold, Ovbor_1.2 Unplaced_Scaffold_16, whole genome shotgun sequence.
CTGGAGGACGTGTTGATGCTTTGCTCTTCTCCCAAGTCAGTTCCAACCCCAATCTCCCCACAAATAGGGCCAACGTCCCGTGGAACTATCAGGAACATCCATGCCAGCAACCTCCATTGTTTACCTAAAGTTTAAGAATCATATTACAGATCCTTCCACTATTCGTTTTGCTAATGATGAAGCAGGGACGACATTTCAAGTGTGCGATTATACTCCACCTATCCAATTTTGCTCTTAAGCTTCGATTTTACAGCATGTATTCTTTTCAATTGCTCTTCGCGGCTAGTGTGCCCTGAGCTGATGGTGCACGAATGGCTGTTGTTATTATGTTTTCTGATGAGACGTCTTCCGTTTATAACCACTTTTAGGCAGcactaaaagagaagaaaaacacctTTTGTCTGTGGTTGGTGTTAGTCAATCTCACATTCAACATTGACAGTCTCTTTTATAATGCTCATGGGTGCATTAGACAGCTCTAAAGTTTAATTGGagcagaaaaaaaacaacatgtCAAGTTTACTATGTGCTAGACTACGAAGCATCTCTATGTCTCATATGTGTAAACTGCCCCAGTTGGAACCGGCGTCTGCAACTTCCTAGCTGTGTTACCTTATGCAAGTTAgctaacttctctgtgccttaacTTCTGTCATCTTTAAGTGAAGGTAATCATAGTATCTCATGAGTGATTGTGAAGATGGCAAGTGTCAATATATATAAGACATGTAGAAACTGCTAAGTGCTGACAATCATGATCAATATGttctttatctcatttaacaTTTTAGAAAGCTGGAGTGTAGAGAGCTTAACTTATCCgaggtcacagagccagtaagTGGCAAAACCAGCATTCATATACAGGCCAGGCTGACTCCAGGGCTGGCATTCTTGATATTAATAACTTCACTCATTGTAATTAGATGAGTTTATTAATtcacttcaaataaaataaatgtattcgACTGATTCATGTTTGAAAGCTGTTCAAACACCTGGAAGTTAAagcaaattataaattttttaaaagagacaatAATTCATTCTATACATGAAAAATAATGGTTGTACTTACATACCTAAGGAAATCCTTCTTTGTGATCTGTCAtctatttaaaatagtttacaAACCACCTTACTAAGAAATAGTTTATCTAGGCCAGTGTGGTCCCTGGTCATATTCAGGTTACCATCAAGGTAACCCCCAAAGGGGAAATCTTTTTTAGTGTATTCATGGGtatgctcagtcgttcagtcatgtccaactctttgttactccatggattgtagcctgccaggctcctcggcccatggagttttcaaggcaagaatactggagtgggttgccatttcctcctccaggggatcttccccacccagggattgaacccacgtctcttgcgtctcctgcattggcaggtggattctttaccactagcgccacctgggaagccctacattcATGGGTAATAAAGGAATATAAAcactttttttggccacaccgtgaGGCATGCAGGAACCTTTGTTCCCccactagggatggaacccatgcgccctgaattgggagcacagactcttaaccactgtactgccagggaggtccctgtaaACACTTGTTTGAGTCCACTTGAATTTGCATCTGGTAGTGTTCCTTGAGTTGAGTGGAACAGGGTTATGTTCTGTGTGTTGTATTGCACTTTGTACCTAAGTTTATCTCGAGGTTTTCAGAGATTCATCTTAGTTCACAGGGCCCTAAAGTTTATGCACAACTGTCTATAGAGAAGAATGTTCTCTAGTCAGATAAATTGGGGAGAATGTTAAAGTTTCGTGACTGCATAACTTGTCAGAGCTTTTATTATCCTTAGGTACTTTATGCTTCCCTAAGATTCCCAAACTTACTTGACCAAGAAAAAGTTAGGGGCCAGCGTCCCAAGGATCACCTCGAGGGAGACTGTGTTCCGTTCATACAACCTGTGATTCTAgggctgctaagtagcttcagttgtgtccgactctgtgtgaccccatagacggcagtccaccaggctcccctgtccctgggcaagaacactggaatgggttgccatttccttctccaatgcatgaaagtgaaaatgaaagtgaagtcgctcagtcgtgtccaactcttagcgaccccatggactgcagcctaccaggctcctccgtctgtgggattttccaggcaagagtactggagtggggtgccattgccttccccggTGATTCTCGGGGCTTTGCTCTTCATCCCTCTCACTGAGCCTTTGCGTTTCTCAGCTGAGGTTCTCGTTGATTTGCATTCACAGGGCAGCTTCTCAGTCCCTTGATCCCTGCAGTTGCCTTCCACTGGGCCATCACGCATCTCTGAGTGGGAGTCCAGGGCTGTGTGCTGGGGCTTGTCCCCAGCTCACCCCACCAACGTCCAGCATGTTGTCCTGTGGGTCACAGTGGTACACGTGGTGCCCTTCCTCTAAGAATATTTCGCAGAGGTTCACAGGTCTCTtggtagtgattcttcctaactTAGCCCATCCAATTGGTTGGCCCTCTATTCTGCTGGCAGTATCTCCTTTCAAAGTCAGGGTAACCAGTAAACATTTGCTCTTCCTTCAAAACATGTAAATGTCAGTGTGACAATCTGTTAGTTGTTGCCAGGGCCTACCTGTGAAGTTGAGATGGCCCTAAAACCCTCAACGCTGGTTTCTACTTCAAAGGCGGGCGGGGGGAACACACCAATTTCTTCTGtattcaaaattcagacttaactctCTTTTTGACATTCctatttactgtttttcttttcttggatcGCTCCTTTCCAAAGCTGTGGGGCGGGGGACAGGGAAGAGAGGCAGAATAGTTGTGTctgctaaatggaaaaaaaggctTTGAACAAAATAACAAACAGCTATCTAATCTACCCAAAGAATGAACCACTCTCTACCCATGTTTATATGGCCTTTTGTTTGTCTACTCAGCATACCGTGTCCATCCACGCCCAGGAACACTGACTAGTATTTGAGGCTCACAGTGCCCCAGTACTGCCCAGTACTATGTTATTCCTTCTGTCTAGGTGCTTATAATACTATAtcggggtggggcggggacaGGACTTGTGAAATAAGCAGAGCAAAATGCAAAGCAATTTATAATTAGTGGCCAAAATGTGACTTTTAAACATAAATGTTCAGTAGTCATCAGAGGCAAGATGTTTTCATCAAGGAGGCAGACATACACCCTCTGTGGTCACAGCACTGAGATAGGCAGAGAGGACTGGGAAGGCATATTATACATGAGTGGACAgggagactgcaaggagatccaatcagtccattctaatggagatcagtcctgggtgttcattggaaggactgatgttgaagctgaaactccagtactttggccacctgaaacgaagagctgactcattggaaaagaccctgatgctgggcaagattgagggcaggaggagaaaggggacgacagaggatgagatggttggatggcatcaccgactcaatggacatgaatttgggtagactccggcagttggtgatggacagggaggcctggtgtgctgccgtccatggggtcgcaaagagtcggacacgactgagcaactgaactgaacttacaggGAGAACAAGGATACAGCACTAGACACAATGAACCTGCTATCAGGGGGAAGTTGGTCTCAAATAATAGTGGTAGTGGCGCTGGTTGTCATTGGTGACAGGTGGGATGTACCCactgaagaagaggaggaagtacAGGAAAAGTCGTAAGTTTTGAGTCTGCAGGATCAGGAGAGGCTATGTTGCCACCGAGAGAAATCGGGATTTGGTTAAGGAGAAGGCGTTCTGCCTTTGATGAGTTTGAAATAAGAGAGCCGTGTAAGACAaagggctttccttgtagctcagtcggtaaagaatctgtctgcaatgcaggagacccaagttctatccctgggttgggaagatcccctggagaaaggcatggtgacccactccagtatccttgcctggaaaatctcatggacagaggagcctggtgggctgcagtccatggggtcgcagagtcgggcacgactgagcgactaacacttacttacttactcaTAAGACAAAAGGTATGATAAGCTCAGAGTCAGGTCCACTCAGGGTACAATGGACAAAGCAACTGTGATGCTCATAAATCATTCATGCCAATCAAACCATTTCCTCCCTCTCTCAAACATATTTCCACATACCTTTCAGTGAAGGTAAACTAACAAGGAAGGTAAACTAAAAATTTCCTTAACTCATGttaaggaaaaacaacaacaaatgactcAGCTTGTTCTGGCAAAGAAGGCTGGGTTCATCTCAGTTCTCCTCTCGGACTTCACCCTGCGTTCTGGCTTCTTGTTTGCTCTTGACAATCTCATTTTGAGGGTTTAGCAACCTCCCAAGACGTATTGCAACCCCTCTCCTACCTAAGTCACCCAGTGGGAATAGAAGGCCTCTGTTTTTTTGGAGTGGATTCCCCAATGGCATGTCTGCACCCTGCCCAATGTAGAGGTCCAGGGAAGCTACCCCATGATGCTGTAACCTGGCCCCCAAAGGTTCATTCCTGCAAAATTCAGGTCAAGTTATTGTGAGGCCCTGAAATCTGATCCAGAAGTGGGCAGAGGATCCTCATGGTAGAGCTGAGTTTGTGTTACATAAGAGTTGGCCCCGAAAGTGTGCTTCACTTACACCTCTCAAAGAGCAGGTGGGCTTTTCTGCTCTTCTGACTTGGGAAAACAGAATGTAAAGCCATCCGTCTGTGGGAGAATGGGCTCCTGTGACACCCCAAAGCATAAAAATGAAACGAGATGGGTAACTTTCATTTGCTGTCTGTCAACTCTGAACCTTCATGATCCCAGAGTCTCTTGGAACTGAAACATTCCATGATGTGACCTTATATATTTTCCCTAAAAAGAAAACTGCCTTCTGGAAATGCCTAGCTCCTATAAGTAAGCTTTCTAAGAAAACTGGTAAATAGGTCGTTtgccctttaaaataaaattctgattgCCATTTAGAAAGCCACATACATGATTACATAATTTGACCTGCACAGTCTTACCTTTTAAGATGGAAACTGCTTGGAAAGGGCTTTTACTTGGGGACGGATGGCATGCATGCGTCTGTTCTACTGCTTTCCTGCCCCAATAAGTGTGTCCTGTGCACTGCTGTGCATACTCCATGGCTCACTACATTTTGTCCAATGCTGCTTGCGGAATGCAAAGACTGCGAGACCAGCCCCCGACCCCTGGCTTCCCATTAGCGCTGTTCGTACGTGTCCCCAGAACCCCTTCCCTCCCCAAGTTCTCGAGTGCTTCGCCGTCAGCAGCCTCACCCGAGGTTCTGCCCCAAGTTTCAGACCGGCCACGAGCTTCAGATGCCCCGGGTTCAGTGTAGACAGTGCGAGTAGGCGTCAAAGAGGTTGGCTTCTAGTTGGTGGTTGCTAGTACCAGGTCCCCTGGCTCATGGGTGTGTTCAGTCCAAGCCCCAAAGTCACACCTGTGTCCTGTGCACGGGTGCTGCAGGCTTAGCTGGAGAAAAGCAGGGCTAGCATTGGACCCCAAAGCCCAGGATGGCAGGACAGGATGTGGGGGCCCCACCCGATCGCCTCTGGGTTCACCAAGAGGGTGTCTACCGCGACGAGTACCAGCGCACGTGGGTGGCCGTCCTGGAAGAGGTAATTGTTTCTCCTTTGCGGATTTCTTGATCGATTTTTTGCTTTCAAGCACATCCATCGCACCATCCTGAAGTCTCTGGTTTTCTGTGTGATCGCTTCTCTCCACCAGGAGACGAGCTTCCTAAGGGCCCGAGTTCAGCAAGTTCAGGTTCCTTTAGGTGACGCAGCCAGGCCAAGCCACCTTCTCACCTCCCAGCTACCTCTCATGTGGCAACTCTACCCTGAGGAGCGCTACATGGACAACAACTCTCGCTTGTGGCAAATCCAGCATCATTTAATGGTAGGCCTGTTGCttaatcatgtttttttttttcattgtcctGGGCCTCTTATGACAGACTACTctataaacttttctttttctggcaggTCAGGGGCGTACAGGAGCTGTTGCTTAAGCTTTTGCCTGATGATTAACCGGGTATGTATTTTCTCTCTCCCCCATCCCTACCCGGCTGCTTCTTTTTCGCTCTGATCGTGGTGATGCTAatgatcttttcttttccaccccccccccccaggtgctGGGATTCTAGGAAGAGATGCTCCAGTGTTCTGTTCAGTAAATGACAATCACGACATTCACTACTGCAGTGCACCCACCTGTGggcctggggatggggtggggcacGGGGTGAAAAACTGCTCAAGAACACAGAAGTTTAGAAAGGGCCATGAAGAACACGGAAAGTGGAACTGCAGAGGAAGGGTTATGCAGGCAGAAAGCAAGCCAACACAAGCACGTAGTTAGGATACGTAACTTGCCATTGACTCCTTTGGAAATTGCCATAGACCCGTTAACGGACATCATCTGCTGGACCTGGGATCTGATGAATCCCACAAAAGTCAGCACCTGCTACAGAACAGATGCCCCGATCACCAAGGACTTGGTACTGATTTAGAGAGAAGAGAGCAACTGCTAGCAGCATCAGCATCTCTTTGTCGCTTATTTGCCCTGCAGCAATTCACCTGCCTTTCCTTCTCCCGTCCTGTAAATATCCTAGGTTTTGCGCCAGTGTTTCCCATCCCAGTACTGACCTAACTCAGATCTACTGAGAAGTTAGGGGgctctgaggggaaaaaagagagaaaggagattaTTTGCATTCATGAAATACCTACCAAGGCTCCTGggcctttttcctttctgaaatggTGTCTTCACATTATTAGAAGTTGCTGATCAGAATCATGGGCACTTAAGTTTATTCTCTGGTTTCAAATATCTGAAGTTGGTTTCTGTAAGAACtccaagaaaaattttaactgcTTACCTAGCACCTTTCTCAGGAAGTAGTAATAGCACCAAATATTGCTGATTCACTACCCGATAAAGACATTTCCTGAGTTAAAATACTCATAGCAATTTATGTACATTAAAAGTAAGGTTTTACTTGTTAAAAAATCTCGGGAATAATAGCTATCATGTGTTCAGTCCTTACTGCCTTCCAGGCACTATTCTATGCAGTTTATCGCCTTTATGACATTTAATCCTTCCATCAGTGCTTTCAGGTAggtattatccctattttacacaTCAATAATTAGGAAAAAGGCTCAGGGAATTAAATCGTTTATAAAGGTGGTTCTGTAAGTCATAGAGCCGTCAGGTTGCAGCTCTGGCTCCTCTAGCCCAATGTTGGTTTACAGTGGTCAAGATGAGTTGAATTCAAGGGTTTTTTTTCAAGCTATTTATATCTTCCAAGCGAAATGCAATATTATACAAATACAGCATATTCATCCTCTGAACGGGAAGAATGTTTTAGTGTAATTGTTTTCCAGCAATTGTAAGAGCATACTGCTTATCTCAGAAGAAAATTCCATCTAGAGGGGGTTTAAAGTCTTtatgtataaaaacaaaataaacatcatttttcttattttagttttctggatATGCCGCAGAAGGATCCGTGCCAGAAACAAGCCTGTGAGATACAGAAATGTTTACAAGGTAGTACGTTAAATGGTTTTTCTATGTTTCCAATTTATCTGTGAACTAACAAGAGACCAAGTGTTCTTTTTATCAACAGACAATACTAACTCTGCTCACAATATAATATTTCTGTAATTAATTTATCCTCAAGATTTTCCTCATTATATCACCAaagatggcagaaaataaagcaatGTGACCTAAGCTTAGGGTTAACAAATCCTGGTTGTACATTTAGAATCACCTGTAGAACTTCAAAAACTTGCCTAGAACAATTAAATCACACTCTCTGCAGCTGGGGTCTGGGTAGCACGCAATCAAAATAGTTAACCAGGTGATTTTAATACACAGCCAGAGTTGATAATCACTAAGCTGagcaaagtcatttttaaaaaagactagtTTTAAATGGGTTGGTCATACTTTACAAACTCACTTTGGTGGCTGACAACTCACTTTTTAAGAGCAATCAGGTTAGAAGGTGTGGGGGTGAAAATACAATTGGGATTCAGCAACTAACTCTTAAAGGCAAAAGTTAATTTCAACTAAAGCATATTTGATAtgatttgtccattttgttggacCAAGTGCTAgaagattttagttttttaaatcagCCAGTGGTTACTAGCAGAAAGCTACAAGGCTATCTGAatttgaaaactgatttttttttttatcattttcccaTTATTAAAGTAACAGACATGGATCcccatgaaaatataaaaacaaaagaggagaaaatgttCAGAATTCACCCAAAGACTCACCACCAAAGAAAACCCTTGTTTGTGTATTTCCATTGACCTTTAACTTTCATTCTTGGACTTTTCCATTTATGAtgaaagcaatattttttaaatcttttaatctGAAACGTTAATGGAAAATAAGAATGCCATTTTAttcatccttttctttcctttctccaaattGACAAAAAAggaaggggaattccctggcagtccagtggttaggactccatgctttcattaCCATGGGCCCAGGTCATCCACCCCCTGCCCGCCTGCCTGCAAAGAATGCTTTTCATAATTTCTTCTCCCACATAAATTCTTAGGTGATTCTGAATCTTTCCTGATTTGAATTAGCATCATATGGCTAAAGGAGAATACACATCAAGTTAGAGCTGGTAACACCCCCTTGCTATGGTGAAAGCTGGAAGGACTGAAATAGAGACCATTAAATACTCGCTGGATGACAATCGCAATTGAAAGGGCTTTAAATAACATTGACTTAATCCTTTCACCCATGAGATGGATATAAGCTTTgtaacttgtccagggtcacagaaCTAGTAAGGGGCACAGTGACGATTGGAACTCCTTTGGTCTGGGTCCAAACCTGGACTTAGCCACCCAACCATACTCTTGCTAAGCTGAATTGTCTTTCCTATCCCAGACTAACCCCCATGCACCCCATTTTAGTACTGGGGGACTCAAATCAATCAGCTTACCTAGAACCTTTAGATCAAATCCTCCTAGACTTAGGGTCTATCTTTGGCAGAGATATGCAAATGTTTTATGTAAAGGACCTAACAGGAAACATTTTAGGCTTTGGAGGTCAGGAGGActttgggtgggtgggtgtggctgtgggtgtgggtgtgtgtttacAACCTTctataaaaaccattcttagctcatgCATgggaagtcgcttcagtcatgtccaactctttgcgaccccatggactacagcccaccaggctcctctgtccatggggattctccaggcaagaatactggagtgtattgccatgcccttctccaggggatcttcccaacccaaggatcaaacctgcatctcttatgtctcctgcattggctggtgggttctttaccactagcgccacctgggaagtccccaaataaatttattcttagctcagctgttaaaaaaagaGCAGAATTCAACCCTGAGGCTGCAGTTTCTCAACCCCTAATGCAAAGGTTTCTTTGGGAACATCCAGCAGCCACCTTAAACTGAGTGCAAACTAATGTGCAAGGGATTAGTGACCCCtccctacaaaaaaaaaagagaggaggtTAGAAAACGCTGCCCTAGAAGAAGGCACATAAGTAATCagccttaaagaaaaagaaattagatgTGAAAATATCTTTTGAGCACTTTGTAAATCATACTTTTCTTCCTTATTAAGCTG
It encodes:
- the MTCP1 gene encoding protein p13 MTCP-1, coding for MAGQDVGAPPDRLWVHQEGVYRDEYQRTWVAVLEEETSFLRARVQQVQVPLGDAARPSHLLTSQLPLMWQLYPEERYMDNNSRLWQIQHHLMVRGVQELLLKLLPDD